Below is a genomic region from Triticum dicoccoides isolate Atlit2015 ecotype Zavitan chromosome 5A, WEW_v2.0, whole genome shotgun sequence.
TAAGAGTGGCCTAGGGCGTAGGCAGATCCTGACTATGACATTGGTAACGACGGCTTAACATTTGCAAACACATGGATAAGACATGAGCCCTTTAAAACAAGTTTTGTGAATATAATATTCTCAAGTTTtctaaaaaataccaaaataataccccctctgtaaactaatactccctccattcctaaatatagggtgtatagtttttggcacggaaattaaagaacacacGTGGAGGTAAAAATTATACAAGTTTTGagcgagattacacctgactaattggcaTGAGAAAATAGAAGAGGttgcctaatataaggaaatgtaatcacatccctaaaaaaattatccaaacgagtggtgcaatgcaatacaccttatattttgggttttttctaaaaaatctatacaccttatatcaagaaacggagggagtactataagagtgtttagataactaaaatagtgacctaaacgctcttatattagtttatgaaGGGAGTAATAATCAAGTTAACTTATGGCGGTGCCAATGGTATTGTTCGAAATTGAAAGAGCTGAGCCTAACCACACCGATTAGTTCGTTTTTTTTAGGAAAACCTCACTGGTTAGTTGCCGAAAGCGAGCAGTAATGAGAGCACGCCCGCCCGCACGCACCCGCAAGAAATGCCAGGCTGGCGTCCCGTTCCCCGATCTCGACGCCCACGCTCTCCACCCTCTTTCCGTTAGCTGACTGCCGGCCCCGACGCCGTCAGCGCAGAGGCACATTCCGTCGCGCATCCCGGCGATGCGGTGACGGAGACCGCGGCGCGACCCCTATAAGAAAACGGAGCCGCATCGCCTCACACCGCCACCTCTCCCTTCCAGTcatctgacatctgctcccgtcctctcctcttctcttccccccgAAGCAGCAGCGTCCCTCCTCTCCGCCCGGATCgcgatggccgccgccgccgtcgccgccgactccAAGATCGACAACCTCCGCGACGCCGTCGCCAAGCTCGGCGAGATCAGGTGCCCCGCCCGACCCCTTCCCTCGCCCGGATCTAGCAGTGGCCAGTAGGCGCCGACTCCGCTCCCGCTCAACTGTTTCTCTGTTCTGTTTTGTCGGTGTCGCAGCGAGAACGAGAAGGCCGGCTTCATCAGCCTCGTCTCGCGCTACCTCAGGTAATAATGCGAATCCCCCCCGCCTCCATGGTTACGCTTGCCTCCGACGATCTGCTACTTGCGTGCCTGCGTGGGGTGGTTTCTGACGGCTGTGCTGGGTGGTATGTCTGCAGCGGCGAGGCGGAGCAGATCGAGTGGAGCAAGATCCAGACCCCCACCGATGAGGTGGTGGTGCCCTACGACACCCTCGCGCCCCCTCCCGAAGGTACCATCTCATCTCAGATGCTTCCTCGCGTGCTCGATTCGGATTCGATTCGAATCTTCACTCACTGTGTGTctctgtttgtgtgtgtgtgctgcAGATCTCGACGCCATGAAGGCTCTGCTCGACAAGCTCGTGGTGCTCAAGCTCAACGGAGGCCTCGGCACCACCATGGGCTGCACCGGCCCCAAGTGAGCACCCCACCCCACCCATCCTCTTCGCAGCTCCCGATCAGTTGATTTAGCTTGCATACGTGTGGATCGTGCTACTTTCAGTTAGATTCGTTTGAACACTGTAGTCTCGCAGCAAACTACATGtcatgctcgtatcttcgtgtgtgCGATCCTGCTTGTGCTGGCCACGGGTTACTGTTGCTGTTAGTTTTTCGGCTGGGCCGTGGTTTTAGCACACCTTTTCTCACATTCAAATGTTTGCTCAATTGCGATGCCATGTCATGTTGGTTTCTTCATGTGTGCAATCCTGATTATGGCCGTGACGAGTCACTATTGTTTGTTAGTTTTCTGGTTTGGCCTCCAAATGTTTGGTCAAATGCAATGCTGTAACTTTATCATCAGTTACTATGGGCTTGTGGCCTGCTATGGTTACCCATATTTATGTTAATCTTGTTTCCACATGTCACTTTTAGATCCACCTGCTATTATACTTATTCCAGTTCTGTTTGTGGAGTTTTTCTCCAAAGTTCATGATCTGGAAGTGCATGACATGTAATGTATAATATTCTTCTTGTCGCTTTCAAGGCTCCGTATGTTTATGTTCCTTCTCTTGATTCGCTGTGGCTGTAATACATATAGGTCGACCTGTCTGCTTCCAAGTGCATTAATGAATTAGTCATAGAATTGCCATTGCCTACTCATTTCATTCTTGTTGTGATACCTTTATTACTCTAACGTAGTCCAGTTGTCATGTCATGTTGTGGTTGCCCTTATTTTGCTATTGCCTACTCCAAATGTTTGGGCAGTTAATATGGGCTTGTGGCGTAGTATGGTTGCCTGTATTTCTGTTAAGTTTATTTGCACCTGTCACTTTTAGATCCACTTGCTATTATACTTATTATAGTTCTGTCTGTGGAATCCTCCAAAGTTCATGATTTGGAAGGACATGAACAATATTAATACGGGCAACTTTCTATACTCCCTACTAATACTTGTTAATATTCTCCATGTCACCTTCTATACTCTGTACGTTCTGTTCTTTCTCTTGATTAGCTGTGGCTCCAGTACTTATATGTGAAGTCGGCTGCTTCCAAGCATATCAGTGAAATTAGTCATAAAATTGCTATTGACTGTACTCATTGTTCATTCTTGTTGTGACATCTTTATTACTCTGACGTAGTCCAGTTAAACTAGTACCAGTTTCATGGAGAAATGAAATTGTGAGTGGGAGCTCCTTTGATCCAAAAAAATAGTTCGATTAATCTGGTTCTCTGATCAATGTTATCAAACATTAAGGCTATCAGTTCTCTTTATCTTTCCATTTACGTATACTTGCAGCAATTTGACATATGTGACTGCTGCCAGCCTGCACTGCTGAATATGACCATCCACTTATTTTCTAGACTCTGTTGGCCAGTGAAACATTGATCATTTGAACATGGCGTTGTGGTAGACTATGAACAGAACATGATTTACTTAGGTATTTATTTAGGTGTATGTTTGATACAGCATGCCAATATTGGAAATATAGGGACCTGTATTTTGCCGCTTCATTTTAAAGTTCTACCACCTTCAGCACGTAATAACATAGCTCACTGCATGCAGGTCCGTCATTGAAGTTCGCAATGGGTTTACATTTCTTGACCTTATTGTGATTCAGATTGAGGTATTCTTAGTTTCTACTGATATTCTCTGTGCACCGACTTGATGTAGTGTGTAATTGTTTGTGCCTTACAAGTTTCACCTGTATGCAGTCCCTGAACAAGAAGTATGGATGCAGTGTTCCTTTGCTTCTAATGAACTCTTTCAACACTCATGACGACACACAGAAGGTTGATATCCCACTTTCCCTATTTATTTCCTCTTGAAAAGATGACTTTCTAAATTTGGACCAACATACTTGCATAATGACCTGCTTGTAGATTGTTGAGAAGTACTCCAACTCCAACATTGAAATTCACACTTTCAACCAGGTATGAAATTAGTACTTTCATCTGTTTATTCAACTATATCAGATTTTACCCCACTACTTGCGGCGTCAATTAACAGACACGTGTTTCTCTCAGAGCCAATACCCTCGCATTGTTACTGAAGACTTCTTGCCACTTCCAAGCAAAGGGCAGACAGGGAAGGATGGCTGGTTAGTTTTCCCTAACTATTCTTGTCTTATTCTTGGAATACCAATGGATGATCATTTCATTTTATGATATTTCAAATATTAGCTTTGCCTTTATGCTTTATTGATTCAACTTTGTCGGACTTGACTGTCCAAATAATTTTTTGAAGTCTAATATTGTGGTTTTTGAATGTGAAGGTACCCCCCAGGCCACGGTGATGTGTTCCCCTCTTTGAACAACAGTGGAAAACTCGATACCTTACTGTCACAGGTGAGCACAAATGGCTTAACCTTCTATGTAGGCGAACGGATTACTTTGACAGGTTGATTGGttgcatactactccctccgtcccataatgtaagacattttttgacacttatattatgggacggagggagtacaaccttATCCAGATTTTGTTTTTTGACATGGATTAGTTTGCCTTTGTGATCCACATCTTCATAGCGTGTTTTGTTTTGAAGTTTACAAAAAATCTATGTAGTGTATGTTTcttatacaacaacaacaacaataacatagcctttagtcccaaacaagttgcatACTACAAACTTCTTATAATTTAAATAAATAAAAAACCACCTACAATTTGCACATCATCTGTAGGGACTTACTTAACTTTGCTTACAGAATCCAAACACCTTCATATATTATTGTGCTTACTATTTTGCCAATCTTCTCTCAGGGAAAGGAGTATGTCTTCGTGGCGAACTCAGACAACTTGGGTGCTATAGTTGACATCAGTATCCAAATATGATCAGATTTATTAATTTCCAATCTGATTCTTTTCACCTTTTTAGTGTTACTTTGTGCCATAAATGGAATCCTTAACCATCACAGAGATACTAAACCACCTGATCACTAACCAGAATGAGTACTGCATGGAAGTTACTCCAAAAACATTggctgatgtcaaaggtggtacccTCATCTCATACGAAGGAAGAGTCCAGGTACACTAATACTTTCCTCCTGGCTTGCCTATTACTAGCTCTTAATTATCTTTGCTGATAAGCAAACATTGAAAGTAATGGCTGCAGTGTAATTTGCAAGTTGCAACATTAACTTTGAACCTACATGACATGAATGAATCACTCATAATTTCTCTCTATTACATGCAGCTCTTGGAGATTGCCCAAGTCCCTGATGAGCATGTAAGTACCATCTCCGTGAACTGTGTTGTTCCAAGTCATGAGAGTATTATGAGGCTAAATAGCTGATGAATACTTTCCCTTTGTGTATTTGTTCAGGTGAATGAATTCAAGTCGATTGAGAAGTTCAAGATATTTAACACCAATAACCTGTAAGAATCTAAGCCATGTCTTCCTTTGATTAAGAACTCTCTGTTCCTTCCTAACAGCTTCTGGCATCAGGTGGGTGAACTTGAAGGCGATCAAGAGGCTTGTAGATGCTGAAGCACTTAAGATGGAAATCATTCCCAACCCTAAGGTACATCCGTCATCCTTAGCGTGAATCTCAGTTCCATTCTGTTCATTTGCTTTTTATCTAAGCAGCTAGTTCTTGCAGGAAGTTGATGGCGTGAAAGTCCTGCAGCTAGAAACCGCAGCTGGAGCAGCGATCAGGGTATAGGCAAACATATCTCAAAATGTTGTGTTGGGCTGCCCACTTTTTGTTCTTGATGTGCTCAAATGCTTTTCTTTCCTTCTAGTTCTTTGAGAAAGCAATCGGCATCAACGTTCCCCGCTCAAGGTTTCTGCCCGTGAAGGCTACATCTGATTTGTTGCTTGTGCAGGTATATCTGAAATCCCTTCCATGTTTTCTGGTTTGGTGCCATGATGAGACAACTGCTGACCTCATTTTTTTTGTCCCAGTCTGATCTCTATACCTTGGTTGATGGCTACGTCATCCGCAACCCAGCCAGAGTGAAGCCATCGAACCCTTCAATTGAGCTTGGTCCTGAGTTCAAAAAGGTAAGCCATCTTAATCATAAGAATTTTGTCAATTAGTTGATAAAGAAATTGTGTTGAAGAAACACGTGAATGGTGAAAGAAGCTGAAATGTGGTTGTGACTTGCATTTTTTTTCCCGACAAATTGTAGGTTGCCAACTTCCTTGCCCGTTTCAAGTCGATCCCCAGCATCGTTGAGCTCGACAGCTTGAAGGTCTCTGGTGATGTCTCGTTTGGCTCTGGAGTCGTACTCAAGGTAAACTTCTAGGAGTAGTTAACATTCTCCTTTTTGCTGCGGTCAATTATTGTGTACGAATGGACCTAATGCTAATCAAATCTGCTCATCCCATCTGCAGGGCAACGTGACCATCGCTGCCAAGGCTGGAGTCAAGTTGGAGATCCCAGACGGAGCTGTGCTCGAGAACAAGGTAAGCCTTCATTTCACATCCCCAACACCTACCCAATCTGAAACTGTGTGGGCTATGTCATGATTGTTATGCATGGTGTCTGACTGACACATGGCCTTAACTGGCGTCTCCAGGACATCAACGGCCCTGAGGATCTTTGAGCGACGCCCGCCGCCATCGCCAGTCGCATTCCCAGAAACCTTCCGGTCCTCCTTCGCTGAGTTAACCGTCCTGTAATTTTCGTGTGCATTCTGCTGGGGTGTTGTCCTGGGATAGCCCCTTTACATAATAATTGTAATCCCCTCTGTGATGTTCATCTACACTTGTTCTTCCTGGGTGTGCCAGGGACGTAAAATTTCTTTTGGTTATATGATGCCCATAGTTTTCACATGCCTAAATTTGTTTCTTCTTTCGCCCTGCTGGGCTGTAAGAGTTGCTTTTTGCTAGAGTATTTTGTGTCTCCTTTGGCAGTTGTGCCATGCGTAATCCACACTTGGTTGTGGCCATTTTAGATCACAAAGATACCGTCTATTGACAATCTTTCTCGT
It encodes:
- the LOC119302838 gene encoding UTP--glucose-1-phosphate uridylyltransferase, encoding MAAAAVAADSKIDNLRDAVAKLGEISENEKAGFISLVSRYLSGEAEQIEWSKIQTPTDEVVVPYDTLAPPPEDLDAMKALLDKLVVLKLNGGLGTTMGCTGPKSVIEVRNGFTFLDLIVIQIESLNKKYGCSVPLLLMNSFNTHDDTQKIVEKYSNSNIEIHTFNQSQYPRIVTEDFLPLPSKGQTGKDGWYPPGHGDVFPSLNNSGKLDTLLSQGKEYVFVANSDNLGAIVDIKILNHLITNQNEYCMEVTPKTLADVKGGTLISYEGRVQLLEIAQVPDEHVNEFKSIEKFKIFNTNNLWVNLKAIKRLVDAEALKMEIIPNPKEVDGVKVLQLETAAGAAIRFFEKAIGINVPRSRFLPVKATSDLLLVQSDLYTLVDGYVIRNPARVKPSNPSIELGPEFKKVANFLARFKSIPSIVELDSLKVSGDVSFGSGVVLKGNVTIAAKAGVKLEIPDGAVLENKDINGPEDL